A section of the Schistosoma haematobium chromosome ZW, whole genome shotgun sequence genome encodes:
- the GPD1L_6 gene encoding Glycerol-3-phosphate dehydrogenase, variant 3 (EggNog:ENOG410V4ES~COG:C) — protein MSLRRVSVIGSGNWGSTIAKIVGNNIRKFPEYVSEVRMWVFEELINGRKLTEIINTSNENVKYLPNVKLPENVIADPDVKSVARDADVLVIVMPHQFLNRTLADIKTVVKPTSYAVSLMKGLALSDDHGIRLLTDCIREILNIPCAVLMGANLATEVSQENYCEATIGIDDPKMGSELKKLFQTDYFRIVVIKDEVATELCGALKNIVAVAAGVIEGLGYGDNTKAAVIRLGFMEMKSFIYQFFADRHPQEGTFLESCGVADLITTCYGGRNKQMGIALATTNEPLAQLEKERLNGQSAQGPLTAAEVYAMLEPKGLLEKYPIFTTVHKVCTRQFDPKNFISCLANHPEHR, from the exons ATGTCTCTTAGACGTGTTTCGGTTATTGGGTCAGGCAATTGGGGGTCAACAATTGCTAAAATAGTTGGTAACAACATTAGAAAGTTCCCCGAATATGTTTCGGAG GTTCGTATGTGGGTTTTCGAGGAGTTAATCAATGGCCGTAAACTCACAGAAATAATCAATACATCTAACGAAAATGTGAAGTATTTGCCTAATGTGAAGCTTCCAGAGAACGTTATTGCTGATCCAGATGTAAAGTCAGTAGCTCGAGATGCCGACGTACTTGTCATTGTTATGCCCCATCAATTCCTTAATAGGACATTGGCCGATATTAAAACCGTTGTCAAACCAACATCTTATGCTGTTTCTCTAATGAAG GGGTTGGCACTGAGTGATGATCATGGTATCAGGTTATTAACGGACTGTATCAGAGAGATATTGAATATACCTTGCGCAGTCCTTATGGGTGCTAACTTGGCAACTGAAGTTTCTCAAGAAAACTACTGTGAAGCAACTATTGGTATCGATGATCCAAAGATGGGGTCTGAATTGAAAAAACTTTTCCAG ACAGATTATTTCCGAATTGTGGTTATAAAAGACGAAGTTGCCACAGAATTATGCGGAGCTTTGAAAAATATTGTAGCAGTTGCTGCAGGTGTGATTGAAGGTTTAGGCTATGGCGATAACACTAAAGCTGCAGTTATACGTCTTGGGTTCATGGAAATGAAAAGTTTCATTTATCAATTTTTTGCTGATCGCC ATCCTCAAGAAGGGACGTTTCTAGAAAGTTGTGGCGTTGCTGATCTTATTACAACCTGTTATGGTGGTAGAAACAAGCAAATGGGCATAGCATTAGCCACCACAAATGAACCTTTAGCTCAATTGGAAAAAGAACGTCTAAATGGTCAAAGTGCTCAAGGTCCTCTCACTGCTGCAGAAGTCTATGCAATGCTGGAACCCAAGGGCCTTCTCGAGAAGTATCCTATATTTACAACTGTACATAAGGTGTGTACACGTCAGTTTGATCCAAAGAACTTTATTAGCTGTTTGGCTAACCATCCAGAACATCGATAA
- the GPD1L_6 gene encoding Glycerol-3-phosphate dehydrogenase, variant 2 (EggNog:ENOG410V4ES~COG:C) has product MSLRRVSVIGSGNWGSTIAKIVGNNIRKFPEYVSEVRMWVFEELINGRKLTEIINTSNENVKYLPNVKLPENVIADPDVKSVARDADVLVIVMPHQFLNRTLADIKTVVKPTSYAVSLMKGLALSDDHGIRLLTDCIREILNIPCAVLMGANLATEVSQENYCEATIGIDDPKMGSELKKLFQVCSICGYLQV; this is encoded by the exons ATGTCTCTTAGACGTGTTTCGGTTATTGGGTCAGGCAATTGGGGGTCAACAATTGCTAAAATAGTTGGTAACAACATTAGAAAGTTCCCCGAATATGTTTCGGAG GTTCGTATGTGGGTTTTCGAGGAGTTAATCAATGGCCGTAAACTCACAGAAATAATCAATACATCTAACGAAAATGTGAAGTATTTGCCTAATGTGAAGCTTCCAGAGAACGTTATTGCTGATCCAGATGTAAAGTCAGTAGCTCGAGATGCCGACGTACTTGTCATTGTTATGCCCCATCAATTCCTTAATAGGACATTGGCCGATATTAAAACCGTTGTCAAACCAACATCTTATGCTGTTTCTCTAATGAAG GGGTTGGCACTGAGTGATGATCATGGTATCAGGTTATTAACGGACTGTATCAGAGAGATATTGAATATACCTTGCGCAGTCCTTATGGGTGCTAACTTGGCAACTGAAGTTTCTCAAGAAAACTACTGTGAAGCAACTATTGGTATCGATGATCCAAAGATGGGGTCTGAATTGAAAAAACTTTTCCAGGTATGTAGTATTTGTGGTTATTTACAGGTCTGA
- the GPD1L_6 gene encoding Glycerol-3-phosphate dehydrogenase (EggNog:ENOG410V4ES~COG:C) translates to MWVFEELINGRKLTEIINTSNENVKYLPNVKLPENVIADPDVKSVARDADVLVIVMPHQFLNRTLADIKTVVKPTSYAVSLMKVINMCVDILSEFTLSNVR, encoded by the coding sequence ATGTGGGTTTTCGAGGAGTTAATCAATGGCCGTAAACTCACAGAAATAATCAATACATCTAACGAAAATGTGAAGTATTTGCCTAATGTGAAGCTTCCAGAGAACGTTATTGCTGATCCAGATGTAAAGTCAGTAGCTCGAGATGCCGACGTACTTGTCATTGTTATGCCCCATCAATTCCTTAATAGGACATTGGCCGATATTAAAACCGTTGTCAAACCAACATCTTATGCTGTTTCTCTAATGAAGGTAATTAACATGTGTGTAGATATTTTGTCTGAATTTACACTGAGTAATGTAAGATGA